A part of Candidatus Woesearchaeota archaeon genomic DNA contains:
- a CDS encoding 30S ribosomal protein S11, whose protein sequence is MNMIRDNNRWGIAHIYSSYNNTIIHITDITGTESIALTSGGQVVKSDRMESSPTTAMVAAKKAAEIAQGKGISAIHVKIKAPGGHNGPNNPGSGAQAAIRALSRMGFRIGIIEDVTPLPHDGCRKKGGRRGRRV, encoded by the coding sequence ATGAACATGATCAGGGATAATAATCGATGGGGCATAGCACACATATATTCTTCCTATAACAATACCATAATCCATATAACGGATATAACCGGCACAGAAAGCATCGCTTTAACAAGCGGCGGTCAGGTCGTAAAATCAGACAGGATGGAATCCTCTCCCACTACTGCCATGGTTGCTGCAAAGAAAGCAGCAGAGATTGCCCAGGGAAAAGGCATAAGTGCAATTCATGTCAAGATAAAAGCTCCCGGAGGCCATAATGGCCCTAACAACCCCGGTTCAGGAGCACAGGCAGCAATAAGGGCGCTATCAAGAATGGGATTTAGGATAGGAATCATTGAAGATGTTACTCCTTTGCCTCATGACGGCTGCAGAAAAAAAGGCGGCAGAAGGGGAAGGAGGGTATAG
- a CDS encoding AAA family ATPase: MAQKGLSNFFEEYLKRGSLFTNKNVFQGSFLPETIEHRDKQISFIANVLAPLLKREKPSNLFIYGKTGTGKTMSIKYVIDNMHKISESNEIPLKIVYVNCKLKRVADTEYRLVAQLAREFGKEIPSTGLPTDEVYKIFFNAIEKEKMPVLLVLDEVDQLLKKAGDGVLYNMTRCNEDLKDSQISLVGLSNDMVFIDNLDPRVRSSLSEEELVFPPYNALQLQDILRQRVKLAFRQDVLEQGTIEKCAAYSARDHGDARRALELLRVAGELAEREGNDKLGLDYIDKAEEKIERDRLIDIASTQPRQSQCILYSILSLSKRRKGTIFTGEIYECYKGLCNKTGLRILTQRRISDVLAELDMLGVINAKIISKGRYGRTREVSLSLPDSSAANMANVLERELNLA, translated from the coding sequence ATGGCGCAAAAGGGGTTATCTAATTTTTTTGAAGAATACCTGAAAAGAGGGTCACTTTTTACAAATAAGAACGTATTTCAGGGAAGCTTCCTGCCCGAAACAATAGAGCACAGGGATAAGCAGATTAGTTTTATTGCAAATGTTCTTGCACCGTTGCTGAAGAGGGAAAAGCCATCTAACCTGTTTATTTACGGCAAGACCGGTACAGGCAAGACAATGAGCATAAAATATGTCATTGATAATATGCATAAGATATCCGAATCGAACGAAATTCCCCTGAAGATAGTGTACGTGAACTGCAAGCTAAAGAGGGTTGCGGATACTGAATATAGACTGGTAGCACAGCTTGCAAGGGAGTTCGGGAAGGAGATACCTTCTACAGGGCTGCCTACAGACGAGGTTTATAAAATATTTTTCAATGCCATAGAGAAAGAAAAGATGCCTGTGCTGCTGGTTCTCGATGAGGTTGACCAATTACTGAAGAAGGCGGGGGACGGTGTATTGTACAATATGACAAGGTGCAATGAAGACCTTAAGGATTCGCAGATAAGCTTAGTCGGCCTTTCCAATGATATGGTGTTCATAGATAACCTAGATCCCAGGGTAAGATCTTCGCTTTCAGAGGAGGAGCTGGTTTTCCCACCCTACAACGCCCTGCAGCTGCAGGACATACTCAGACAGAGAGTTAAGTTAGCATTCAGGCAGGACGTGCTTGAGCAAGGGACTATTGAAAAATGCGCCGCATATTCGGCGAGAGACCATGGCGATGCGAGAAGGGCATTGGAGCTGTTGAGGGTTGCGGGAGAACTAGCAGAGAGGGAGGGCAACGATAAACTTGGGCTTGATTATATAGACAAGGCAGAAGAAAAGATCGAGAGGGACCGGCTCATAGATATAGCATCCACGCAGCCCAGGCAAAGCCAATGTATCTTATACTCTATACTCTCCTTGTCTAAGAGGAGAAAGGGCACTATTTTTACAGGGGAAATATACGAATGTTATAAGGGCCTTTGTAATAAAACAGGATTAAGGATCCTCACACAAAGAAGGATATCTGACGTATTGGCGGAGCTTGATATGCTGGGCGTTATTAATGCTAAGATAATATCCAAGGGAAGATACGGCAGGACAAGAGAAGTAAGCCTTTCCCTGCCTGATTCTTCTGCTGCTAATATGGCAAATGTTCTTGAAAGAGAGCTGAATCTAGCATAG
- the hxsB gene encoding His-Xaa-Ser system radical SAM maturase HxsB, producing MEKLNAYRFKKFNNKYAVTTDQGTLTILTEKEFSSLQSRKITNKLKQKLKKGSILVDDSNMGRAVAATAKKYSFLFKGASLHIIVATLRCNMNCIYCQTSSKHTNKKGFDMGKDTARRTVDFIFQSPNNNITIEFQGGEPLLNWPIVKYIIEYAENKNKAGKKNLLLTIVTNMTEMDTKKMDYLIFHKVNVCTSLDGPKKLHDLNRPFAETSNYGIVAKWIRRFQQEYKKRGIKDRQINAIPTLTRQSLRYPKEIVDEYVRLGLNNIHLRFLHNLGVARKTWPKISYSPDSYLDFWKKAVQHISRLRKKGIDIKERIVSIILDKINNDTDPGYLDLRSPCGAAIGQLLYNYDGSIYSCDEARMIGEDIFMLGRVSTHSYRDVLSSHKALSIVNASINDQYICDSCIYKPYCGICPVCNYAENNNIIPKISESSTCKIYKAQFDHVLKENFIY from the coding sequence ATGGAAAAACTAAATGCATATCGCTTCAAGAAGTTCAATAATAAGTATGCAGTAACAACAGACCAGGGCACACTCACAATACTTACTGAAAAAGAATTTTCTAGCCTGCAAAGCAGAAAAATAACCAATAAGCTCAAACAAAAGCTCAAAAAAGGCAGCATATTGGTAGACGATTCTAATATGGGCAGGGCAGTTGCAGCCACAGCAAAAAAATACAGCTTTCTTTTTAAGGGTGCATCTTTGCATATAATTGTTGCCACATTAAGATGCAACATGAATTGCATATACTGCCAGACAAGCTCAAAACATACCAATAAAAAAGGATTTGATATGGGTAAGGACACTGCCCGCCGCACAGTAGACTTTATCTTCCAATCACCGAACAACAACATAACTATAGAGTTTCAGGGCGGCGAGCCGCTGCTGAACTGGCCCATAGTTAAATACATAATAGAATATGCAGAAAATAAGAACAAGGCAGGAAAGAAGAATTTGCTGTTGACGATAGTCACTAACATGACAGAAATGGACACTAAAAAAATGGATTATCTGATATTCCATAAGGTAAATGTATGCACATCACTTGACGGCCCAAAAAAGCTCCACGATCTTAACAGGCCATTCGCTGAAACAAGCAATTATGGTATTGTAGCTAAATGGATCAGGAGATTCCAGCAAGAATATAAGAAAAGGGGCATAAAAGACAGGCAAATAAACGCAATCCCCACACTTACACGCCAAAGCCTCAGATATCCCAAGGAGATCGTGGATGAATACGTCAGGCTGGGCCTAAATAACATTCATCTGCGTTTTTTGCATAATTTAGGGGTTGCCAGGAAAACATGGCCCAAAATAAGCTATTCCCCTGATTCTTATCTTGATTTTTGGAAAAAAGCAGTACAGCACATCAGCAGGCTTAGGAAAAAAGGCATCGATATAAAGGAAAGAATAGTATCAATTATCCTGGATAAAATAAACAACGACACAGACCCTGGTTATTTGGACCTAAGAAGCCCGTGCGGCGCGGCCATAGGGCAGCTCCTTTATAACTACGATGGTAGTATATACAGTTGTGATGAGGCGCGCATGATAGGGGAAGACATTTTTATGCTGGGCAGGGTTAGCACACATTCATACCGGGACGTGCTGTCAAGCCACAAGGCGCTTTCTATAGTAAATGCATCAATTAATGACCAGTACATCTGCGACAGCTGTATCTACAAGCCCTACTGCGGTATCTGTCCGGTATGTAATTACGCTGAAAATAATAATATCATTCCTAAAATAAGCGAATCTTCTACTTGCAAAATCTATAAAGCCCAGTTTGACCATGTCCTTAAGGAAAATTTTATATATTAA
- a CDS encoding radical SAM protein, whose product MVIWFMLDELQLCLTNICDLNCSYCYLKNQPAKKMPDKVFKKTVSAAIKNKVSVIRLTGGDIFNHPSLFVYLEYLRERNIKIIANISIKKITKAKSLLPFVDYLLVSFHNNAQLSNNLSKLKQLSGKTNLMGSVVFGERWLSSIEELYQLRNRIGFHSFFFLRDVKQKSRQYYNALIVLCEKISELNKRNRQIVISNAFPLCFVSKQGLKVCSGKRFDNGNTRLYIDTDGSIKPAAYSGIILGNILKDDLQEAYSKNTAKNRKAAPLLCSQCTIKGFCGSGITANAKYQKDPLMKYIFHNKYLTKFQKLSKKILSAFNFNADIRKLYYLNSGFFMNYPSPSYWRKTSGRNIEPLKEITNQKISLYVHFPFCFGACKFCRVKKLNSASKKKYTVHLLEEMDNWKDTISNNYIENIYFGGGSPQLMGRKNAQLIFEKLFGYIKNQPGEVTFELFPAGFDYDLMHYLKKYVTRISIGIQCFSDSSLSVMNRCTDKKEMVSFIKSCKKAGFVNINFDIIYGLYANQPAGFENDFREILSFGPTQVTYQPLHYIKEVSPINDSTLDNEISLNKIGRNILNSKGYTQNSAEDFSLNKRFFYQDYMLGRGNILGLGGEAFSHINDTYFKKQGSYLYHALSSTDLLYRGLFLTSRFLKININDFNKKHNTDILSVFSDSIKYLLKKNYIIIKGNELKITPQGMNYVDMISNILSLNNLDYKLK is encoded by the coding sequence ATGGTTATCTGGTTTATGCTTGATGAATTACAGCTTTGTCTCACAAACATATGCGATCTAAATTGTAGTTACTGTTATTTAAAAAATCAGCCAGCTAAAAAAATGCCGGATAAGGTATTTAAAAAAACAGTTTCTGCAGCAATAAAAAACAAGGTTTCCGTTATTCGCTTAACAGGAGGAGACATTTTTAATCATCCTAGTCTGTTTGTATATCTGGAATACCTCAGGGAAAGAAATATAAAGATAATAGCGAATATTTCAATAAAAAAAATAACCAAGGCCAAAAGTCTCCTGCCTTTTGTTGATTATCTTCTGGTGTCCTTTCATAATAATGCACAGTTAAGCAACAATCTTTCAAAACTAAAGCAGCTTTCTGGAAAAACCAATCTGATGGGCTCTGTTGTTTTTGGTGAGAGATGGCTCTCTAGCATCGAAGAGCTTTATCAGCTTAGGAACAGGATAGGTTTTCATTCTTTTTTCTTCCTCAGGGATGTAAAACAAAAAAGCAGGCAATATTACAATGCACTTATCGTTCTCTGTGAAAAGATATCGGAATTAAATAAAAGAAACAGGCAAATTGTGATTTCGAACGCTTTTCCATTGTGCTTTGTTTCAAAACAAGGATTAAAGGTTTGCTCGGGTAAGAGGTTCGATAACGGAAATACCCGCCTATATATAGACACCGATGGCAGCATTAAGCCTGCTGCATATTCAGGTATAATCCTGGGCAATATCCTAAAAGACGATTTGCAGGAGGCATATTCTAAAAATACGGCAAAAAATAGGAAAGCCGCACCCTTGCTCTGCAGCCAATGCACTATAAAAGGATTTTGCGGCAGCGGAATAACAGCAAATGCAAAATATCAGAAAGATCCCTTGATGAAGTATATTTTTCACAATAAATACCTGACTAAATTTCAGAAACTTTCCAAGAAGATACTCTCTGCTTTTAATTTTAATGCAGATATAAGGAAATTATATTATCTTAATTCGGGCTTTTTTATGAACTACCCCTCCCCTTCATACTGGAGAAAAACATCAGGCAGAAATATAGAGCCTTTGAAGGAAATCACCAATCAAAAAATAAGCCTGTATGTCCATTTCCCGTTCTGTTTCGGTGCATGTAAATTCTGCAGGGTCAAGAAATTAAACTCAGCCAGCAAAAAAAAATATACTGTGCATCTGCTTGAAGAGATGGACAATTGGAAAGATACGATATCCAATAATTATATAGAAAACATATATTTTGGCGGGGGCTCTCCTCAGCTTATGGGTAGGAAAAATGCGCAGCTGATTTTTGAAAAGCTTTTTGGCTATATCAAAAACCAGCCAGGGGAAGTCACTTTCGAATTGTTTCCCGCAGGATTCGATTATGATTTGATGCATTACCTGAAAAAATATGTCACAAGAATAAGCATAGGCATACAATGTTTCTCTGATAGTTCATTGTCTGTGATGAATCGCTGCACCGATAAAAAAGAGATGGTATCTTTTATCAAATCCTGCAAAAAAGCAGGCTTTGTCAATATAAATTTTGACATAATTTACGGCCTCTACGCAAACCAGCCGGCCGGGTTTGAAAATGATTTCAGGGAAATCCTGTCTTTCGGGCCGACGCAGGTAACCTATCAGCCCCTGCATTATATAAAAGAAGTCAGCCCCATCAATGACAGCACATTGGATAATGAAATCTCGCTGAATAAGATAGGAAGAAATATTTTAAATTCCAAAGGCTATACACAGAATTCAGCAGAGGATTTTTCACTAAACAAAAGGTTTTTTTATCAGGATTACATGCTTGGCCGGGGTAATATCCTGGGTTTGGGGGGGGAAGCTTTCAGCCACATTAACGATACTTATTTTAAAAAACAGGGCAGTTACCTTTATCATGCTCTCTCGTCAACAGACCTGCTCTATAGGGGGCTTTTCCTCACTTCCAGATTCCTTAAAATAAATATCAATGACTTCAATAAAAAACACAACACAGATATTTTGTCCGTATTTTCAGACAGCATAAAATATCTTCTTAAAAAAAATTATATCATAATCAAAGGCAACGAACTAAAAATAACCCCGCAGGGCATGAATTATGTAGACATGATTTCAAATATATTATCATTAAATAACCTTGACTATAAGCTAAAATGA
- a CDS encoding 30S ribosomal protein S4, with translation MGDPKKIRKKYSTPAHPWEKSRIDEEREITKNYALNNKKEIWKMSTMLKKFKEEAKKLGSLSTKQADKERKQLLSRLKSIGLLEEDSSMEAILTLQMQDILERRLQTIVHKKGLARTMKQARQFITHGHIKIGSRVINSPSYIVRKKEENSISFKDKSSLANPDNPERKIMEKPKKKGKSEKGTKKEKEKNRQKKDKSE, from the coding sequence ATGGGAGACCCAAAAAAGATAAGGAAGAAATATTCAACACCTGCCCACCCCTGGGAAAAGAGCAGGATAGACGAAGAAAGAGAAATAACTAAAAATTACGCGCTCAACAACAAAAAAGAGATATGGAAAATGAGCACCATGCTGAAAAAGTTTAAAGAAGAGGCAAAAAAACTCGGGTCTTTATCAACTAAACAGGCAGACAAAGAAAGAAAACAGCTCCTTTCCAGGCTCAAGTCAATAGGTCTTCTGGAAGAAGACAGCAGCATGGAAGCCATATTGACGCTCCAGATGCAGGATATATTGGAAAGAAGGCTGCAGACTATTGTCCACAAAAAAGGTCTGGCAAGAACCATGAAACAGGCAAGGCAGTTCATTACTCATGGCCATATCAAGATAGGAAGCAGGGTGATTAATTCGCCGTCTTATATAGTAAGGAAAAAAGAAGAAAACAGTATCAGCTTTAAGGATAAGTCTTCCCTGGCAAATCCTGATAATCCTGAAAGAAAAATAATGGAAAAGCCTAAGAAAAAAGGCAAGAGCGAGAAAGGCACGAAGAAAGAAAAAGAAAAAAACCGTCAAAAAAAGGATAAGAGTGAATGA
- a CDS encoding DNA-directed DNA polymerase II small subunit produces the protein MPEKEKSDEVIHFLERGVLISPDVIPDLGYLDKKPIFEFFENNDLLYFSKDLLPVLESKLKRGINWTEFEKLKAKFEKDGKEEAYKKFLDYVLLGKEQEQEDIKIIASYEETSAKREMADFAMYFNSRLNMLQKILYSRGQLKGMTSIGRILDKKERANISLIGLVKEKRTTKNGNIIIKMEDNTGEINVLVNKNKPDIFELARDIVLDEVIGISGVNGDNIVFANNLLLPDIPNTNQLKKSNQEGYAIFLSDLHVGSNNFLEQDFNKFLKWINRETGNEKQKEIASKVKYIFILGDLVDGVGVYPGQENELTINDIYEQYEKCAGFLSKIPDNIKLIICAGNHDALRLAEPQPPLYTDFCKKLHELPNTILVSNPAMINIHASGDFPGYNVLLYHGYSFDYYVANVDSIRNGGGYDRADLIMKFLLRRRHLAPTHASTLYVPYQDQDPLVIDTIPDFFVTGHIHKTSVANYKNVTLISGSCWQSKTSFQAKMGHHPEPSRVPIVNLATRDVKVLKFGK, from the coding sequence ATGCCAGAGAAAGAAAAAAGTGATGAAGTTATACATTTCCTAGAAAGAGGAGTATTGATTTCCCCGGATGTTATTCCTGATCTGGGCTATCTGGACAAAAAACCGATTTTTGAATTTTTCGAGAATAATGACCTGCTTTATTTCAGCAAGGATTTGCTGCCTGTATTGGAGAGCAAGCTGAAGAGGGGCATAAACTGGACAGAATTCGAAAAACTTAAGGCTAAATTTGAGAAAGATGGTAAGGAAGAAGCCTATAAAAAATTCCTGGATTATGTTCTTTTGGGGAAGGAGCAGGAGCAGGAAGATATCAAGATAATTGCTTCTTATGAGGAGACTTCTGCCAAAAGAGAGATGGCTGATTTTGCCATGTATTTCAATTCCAGGCTGAATATGCTGCAAAAAATTTTGTACTCCAGGGGCCAACTAAAAGGAATGACATCCATAGGAAGGATTTTAGACAAGAAAGAAAGGGCCAACATATCACTTATCGGTCTGGTAAAAGAGAAGCGGACAACAAAGAACGGCAATATAATAATAAAGATGGAAGATAATACAGGTGAAATTAATGTTTTGGTCAACAAGAACAAACCCGATATTTTTGAACTCGCCAGGGACATTGTTTTGGACGAGGTGATAGGAATATCAGGGGTGAACGGCGACAATATTGTCTTCGCCAACAATTTACTGCTGCCTGACATACCCAATACAAACCAGCTTAAGAAGAGCAATCAAGAGGGGTATGCGATATTCTTATCTGACCTGCATGTTGGCTCAAACAATTTTCTCGAGCAGGATTTTAATAAGTTCCTGAAATGGATAAACAGAGAAACAGGAAATGAAAAGCAGAAAGAAATAGCATCCAAAGTAAAATATATTTTTATCTTAGGTGATTTAGTAGACGGGGTAGGGGTTTATCCCGGCCAGGAAAACGAACTGACAATAAACGACATATATGAACAATATGAGAAATGTGCGGGATTTCTTTCAAAGATTCCCGACAATATAAAGCTGATAATCTGTGCCGGCAACCATGATGCGTTAAGGCTTGCTGAGCCTCAACCGCCGCTTTATACTGATTTTTGCAAGAAGCTGCATGAGCTGCCAAATACTATTTTGGTTTCCAATCCAGCTATGATAAACATACATGCGAGCGGAGATTTCCCAGGATACAATGTTTTGCTTTACCATGGCTATTCTTTTGACTACTATGTTGCTAATGTTGACTCTATCAGAAACGGCGGCGGATATGACAGGGCAGACCTTATAATGAAATTTCTGCTTAGAAGGAGGCATCTAGCACCGACGCATGCATCTACGCTTTATGTCCCTTATCAAGACCAAGATCCATTGGTTATTGATACCATACCTGATTTTTTTGTTACAGGGCACATACATAAGACATCAGTCGCCAATTACAAGAATGTTACGCTTATCAGCGGGAGCTGCTGGCAGAGCAAGACATCTTTCCAGGCTAAGATGGGACACCACCCGGAGCCAAGCAGAGTCCCTATTGTGAATCTTGCAACAAGAGATGTAAAAGTACTTAAATTCGGAAAATGA
- a CDS encoding 30S ribosomal protein S13 — MKDKKELRQIVRIANVDLDGDKPIYHELTKVRGIGSGYSNMVCSLLGISKYKNSGELSEQEISRIEDMLKDAVKYGPPDWMLNRRKDPETGKNVHIITNDLKFIQDNDIKFMRKIKSYKGMRHASRLPVRGQKTKSNFRKSKGKVAGVKRSK, encoded by the coding sequence ATGAAAGATAAGAAGGAATTACGGCAGATAGTAAGAATAGCAAATGTGGATCTGGACGGAGATAAGCCAATTTATCACGAGCTGACTAAAGTAAGGGGAATAGGTTCAGGATATTCTAATATGGTTTGCAGCCTTCTTGGCATTTCTAAATATAAGAATTCAGGGGAGCTGAGTGAACAGGAAATAAGTAGAATCGAGGACATGCTTAAGGACGCTGTAAAATACGGTCCTCCTGACTGGATGCTTAACCGAAGAAAAGATCCCGAAACAGGAAAGAATGTGCATATAATAACTAATGATCTTAAATTTATACAGGATAATGACATCAAGTTCATGAGAAAGATTAAGTCCTATAAAGGAATGAGGCATGCTTCAAGGCTTCCTGTGAGGGGGCAAAAAACAAAATCAAATTTCAGAAAAAGCAAAGGAAAGGTTGCAGGAGTAAAAAGAAGTAAGTAA